In one Roseburia intestinalis L1-82 genomic region, the following are encoded:
- the rlmB gene encoding 23S rRNA (guanosine(2251)-2'-O)-methyltransferase RlmB, which yields MGYEELKIEGRNAVLEAFRSGKTIDKLFVLDGCQDGPVRTIVREAKKHDTIVHFVEKERLDQLSETKKHQGVIAVAAAYEYAEVEDMLKLAEEKGEPPFLFILDNIEDPHNLGAIIRTANLAGAHGVIIPKRRAVGLTATVAKTSAGAINYTPVAKVTNLTATMKELKDKGMWFVCADMDGTCMYDLDLKGPIGLVIGSEGEGVGRLVRENCDFVASIPMKGDIDSLNASVAAGVLAYEIVRQRMR from the coding sequence ATGGGCTACGAAGAGCTGAAAATAGAGGGACGCAATGCCGTGTTAGAGGCATTCCGTTCCGGAAAAACAATTGACAAATTATTTGTGTTGGACGGCTGTCAGGATGGTCCGGTGCGCACGATTGTCAGAGAGGCAAAAAAACATGACACGATCGTGCATTTTGTGGAAAAAGAGCGTTTAGATCAGCTTTCTGAGACAAAAAAACACCAGGGAGTGATCGCAGTTGCTGCAGCATATGAGTATGCCGAAGTGGAGGATATGCTAAAATTGGCAGAGGAAAAGGGCGAGCCGCCATTTTTATTCATTCTGGATAATATCGAGGATCCGCATAACCTTGGCGCTATCATCCGTACGGCAAATCTTGCCGGTGCGCATGGTGTCATTATTCCGAAACGCCGCGCGGTCGGTCTGACGGCAACTGTGGCAAAGACATCCGCCGGAGCAATCAATTATACACCGGTTGCAAAGGTGACAAATCTGACTGCAACAATGAAAGAGTTAAAGGACAAAGGAATGTGGTTTGTCTGTGCGGACATGGATGGAACCTGCATGTATGATCTGGATTTAAAAGGACCGATCGGTCTTGTCATCGGCAGTGAAGGCGAGGGTGTTGGCAGACTGGTGCGCGAGAACTGTGATTTTGTGGCATCCATTCCGATGAAAGGGGATATCGATTCCCTGAACGCATCGGTGGCAGCAGGTGTGCTTGCCTATGAGATTGTGCGGCAACGCATGCGGTAG
- a CDS encoding LTA synthase family protein, whose protein sequence is MRNVLKYHSAKDPGKVDSPFEVRFDMNASRKRKNTKPKGFFEKLKEQRNQRKADRAKQTDRKTDILKKTGSGIVTLLLVILPPAVCFYLMECYSHNPFAVVRPWAQFFNIVLFELVTVFLFVLTGKLKAAHRIVYIAAMVYGIANSYVVRFRTNPIVPWDIFSWKTAVSVADNYDFMPDTRMVVVTLVFFAAIVLFRFIKVKVTRLVFWKRLIPAALVAVVLSLFAGTLQQENFQNSHRLYNKLFTPVYMTDVDGMAVTFVMNLAYMSIDKPEHYSAAEAQAVLDSYGEDGAMSEKSGSKAEEDDTQKEEDLPNIIVMMNESFSDLSVLGDFETNEDYMPFIHSLEQGEKNTVTGMLNVSVCGGNTANTEFEFLTGNTMAFLPQGSIPYQQYINGDLKALPDYLKTLGYQTIATHPYNAGGWERDTVYPMLGFNESVFKDDYVNPQYVRQYISDESCVDKIIEFYENKEKDAPLFVFNVTMQNHGGYQDQYGNFTPDISVKDSTNFSLQQYLSLVKLSDSALEHLISYFEEADEKTVIVFFGDHQPSDAVASTVLAKNGMSWNHLTEEQQKLRYQVPYVVWANYDIGEETGADTSVNYLAAEVLEHAGVPLDEYRSYLLHLKSEYPVISAVRTVKADGSEVRASDEKDEMDIYRKLQYYELFDHGTVN, encoded by the coding sequence ATGAGGAATGTGCTAAAATATCATTCGGCTAAAGATCCGGGGAAAGTAGATTCTCCCTTTGAAGTGAGGTTTGATATGAATGCGAGCAGAAAAAGAAAAAATACAAAACCGAAAGGTTTTTTTGAAAAATTAAAGGAGCAGAGAAATCAGAGAAAGGCGGACAGGGCAAAACAGACGGACAGGAAAACAGATATCTTAAAAAAGACAGGGAGTGGGATTGTTACATTACTGCTTGTCATTTTACCGCCGGCAGTTTGTTTTTATCTGATGGAGTGTTATTCGCACAATCCATTTGCAGTGGTACGTCCGTGGGCACAGTTTTTTAATATCGTGCTGTTTGAACTGGTAACAGTTTTCCTGTTTGTGCTGACGGGAAAATTAAAGGCTGCGCACCGGATCGTATACATTGCAGCAATGGTTTATGGAATTGCGAACAGTTATGTGGTGCGTTTCCGGACGAATCCGATTGTGCCGTGGGATATTTTTTCCTGGAAAACGGCTGTGAGCGTTGCAGATAATTATGATTTTATGCCGGATACGCGCATGGTCGTTGTGACACTGGTATTTTTTGCAGCAATCGTATTATTTCGTTTTATAAAAGTAAAAGTGACACGTTTGGTATTCTGGAAACGGCTGATTCCGGCAGCGCTGGTGGCTGTGGTTCTTTCATTGTTTGCGGGAACACTGCAGCAGGAGAACTTTCAGAACAGCCACAGACTTTACAATAAACTGTTCACGCCGGTCTACATGACGGATGTGGATGGTATGGCAGTCACATTTGTCATGAATCTTGCCTATATGTCGATCGACAAACCGGAGCATTACAGCGCCGCTGAGGCACAGGCGGTGCTTGATTCCTACGGGGAGGACGGTGCAATGTCGGAGAAATCAGGCTCTAAGGCAGAAGAAGACGATACACAAAAGGAGGAAGATCTTCCGAATATCATTGTAATGATGAATGAGTCATTTTCGGATCTGTCCGTGTTAGGTGATTTTGAAACCAACGAGGATTACATGCCGTTTATCCACAGCTTAGAGCAGGGGGAGAAAAATACGGTTACGGGAATGTTAAACGTATCTGTCTGCGGTGGAAATACCGCGAATACAGAGTTTGAATTTCTGACCGGCAATACAATGGCATTCCTCCCGCAGGGGAGCATCCCGTATCAGCAGTACATCAATGGAGATTTGAAGGCACTTCCGGATTATCTGAAGACTTTAGGATATCAGACCATTGCGACACATCCTTACAATGCCGGCGGATGGGAACGCGATACGGTCTATCCGATGCTGGGATTTAATGAGAGCGTGTTTAAAGATGATTATGTGAATCCGCAGTATGTCAGACAGTATATCAGCGATGAGAGCTGCGTGGATAAGATTATTGAATTTTATGAAAATAAGGAAAAGGATGCGCCGCTGTTTGTGTTTAATGTGACCATGCAAAATCACGGTGGATATCAGGATCAGTACGGCAATTTTACACCGGATATCTCGGTGAAAGATTCTACAAATTTTTCACTGCAGCAGTATTTATCCCTGGTAAAACTTTCCGATTCCGCGTTAGAACATCTGATCTCCTATTTTGAAGAGGCAGATGAAAAAACAGTGATCGTTTTTTTCGGAGATCATCAGCCGAGTGATGCCGTTGCATCTACGGTTCTTGCAAAGAACGGGATGTCCTGGAATCACTTGACAGAGGAACAGCAGAAACTGCGTTATCAGGTTCCTTATGTGGTGTGGGCAAACTATGATATTGGAGAGGAAACGGGTGCAGACACGAGCGTGAACTATCTGGCAGCGGAAGTCTTAGAGCACGCCGGTGTTCCATTGGATGAATATCGTTCGTATCTGTTACATTTAAAATCAGAATACCCGGTTATTTCCGCGGTGCGTACAGTAAAAGCGGATGGCAGTGAAGTCCGCGCCTCGGATGAAAAAGATGAGATGGATATTTACCGGAAATTGCAGTATTATGAACTGTTTGATCATGGAACTGTTAATTAG
- a CDS encoding sigma-70 family RNA polymerase sigma factor — protein sequence MLESYRDLTDEQLIAALKNSGDPDGKIMDYILDKYKPLVRKKANAVFLIGGETDDLIQEGMIGLFKAIRDYDDTKETSFFHFAELCITRQLYKAVEASNRKKHAPLNSYVSFYSENSENGYPLAETLTMDGIGNPEQMMIDQENVAQFWEKLRTHLSKMEREVLDQYLAGFHYQQIAEKMGKSPKSIDNALSRIKAKIRETNPEIGKM from the coding sequence ATGTTAGAGTCATATCGGGATTTGACAGACGAACAGCTGATTGCGGCATTAAAAAACAGCGGTGATCCGGACGGAAAGATCATGGATTACATTTTAGATAAATATAAACCGCTGGTCCGCAAAAAGGCAAATGCAGTATTTCTGATTGGCGGTGAGACGGATGATCTGATCCAGGAGGGAATGATCGGTCTGTTTAAGGCAATCAGAGATTACGATGATACGAAAGAAACATCTTTTTTTCATTTCGCAGAATTGTGTATTACGAGACAGTTATACAAGGCAGTTGAGGCGTCGAACCGGAAAAAACATGCGCCGCTCAATTCCTATGTTTCTTTCTACTCAGAAAACAGTGAAAACGGATATCCTCTGGCGGAAACGCTGACCATGGACGGAATCGGAAATCCGGAGCAGATGATGATCGATCAGGAAAATGTGGCACAGTTCTGGGAGAAGCTCAGGACGCATTTAAGTAAGATGGAACGGGAAGTATTAGACCAGTATCTTGCGGGATTTCATTATCAGCAGATTGCAGAAAAAATGGGAAAATCACCAAAATCTATTGATAATGCGCTCTCCCGTATTAAAGCAAAAATTCGGGAGACGAATCCTGAAATAGGGAAGATGTAG
- a CDS encoding acyl-CoA thioesterase: MSDKEIEIYNENADEIKIRPYEHHAKYYETDQMGIIHHSNYIKWMEEARMDLMDQIGLSYKQMEEMEIISPVLSVSCEYHSMVHFDDTVVIETKITRYNGIKMDVEYRMTDKETGELRTTGKSSHCFLNRSGRPISLKRSYPEIDTKFFEYTDA, from the coding sequence ATGTCAGACAAAGAGATAGAAATTTATAATGAAAATGCCGATGAAATCAAAATCCGCCCATATGAGCATCATGCAAAATATTATGAGACGGACCAGATGGGAATCATCCATCATTCAAATTATATCAAATGGATGGAAGAAGCGAGGATGGATCTGATGGATCAGATCGGACTCAGCTATAAACAGATGGAGGAGATGGAGATTATCAGTCCGGTGCTCTCTGTATCCTGCGAGTATCACAGTATGGTACATTTTGATGATACGGTCGTGATCGAGACGAAGATCACACGCTATAATGGTATCAAGATGGATGTGGAATACCGGATGACAGACAAGGAGACCGGAGAACTCCGCACGACCGGAAAGAGTTCCCATTGCTTTTTGAACCGTTCCGGAAGACCGATCTCATTGAAACGTTCTTACCCGGAGATCGATACGAAGTTCTTTGAGTATACGGATGCCTGA
- a CDS encoding PIN domain-containing protein: MKRIYLVDSENVGDIWVPLLVASQPDEEVIVFYTQKSPHMNYENVRLLKETEKEAEFIKCFEGSNALDFQLVTQLGYLLCENQANSYVIVSNDTGFDAAVRYWKQRNMPVQRLSGKELNRRLQQKAKTNGEREIFFEAEEKNAGDVAGSLADEAEIVTAKMNEMTETDKSEEPGEVEKLNGVSELNEVSKLNEASEMMETAELTGVLEQGKAGKPDETAEPGEAGKPDETAEPGETGKPDETAEPGEAGKPDKMAEPEETLEQVETAKIKETAQTEKTAGTDEQSEPGEIQMEIPDEIMRPDETVNADQKLPFTDPRKEAVEKTEISQEQDDVIRSLLTCISKDRLADFHNALVLFFGEDIGKELYQEAKNSSAYAICRVNQTAISEEEKFDVYCQTVFAYSDPKMDCPEDFSSFLYKANTKRKNLNSLRAALQGHYGKDKGMKYYSLFKSHIKIMNRM; encoded by the coding sequence ATGAAAAGAATATATTTGGTTGACAGTGAGAATGTAGGCGATATATGGGTGCCGTTACTGGTAGCATCACAGCCCGATGAGGAAGTGATCGTATTTTATACGCAGAAAAGTCCGCATATGAATTACGAAAATGTGAGGTTACTGAAGGAGACGGAGAAAGAAGCAGAGTTTATAAAATGTTTTGAGGGAAGCAATGCACTGGATTTCCAGCTTGTTACACAGCTTGGATACTTGTTGTGTGAGAATCAGGCAAACAGCTATGTGATCGTTTCAAATGATACCGGATTTGATGCAGCCGTACGCTACTGGAAACAGCGTAACATGCCGGTGCAGCGTTTGAGCGGAAAGGAATTAAACCGCAGACTGCAGCAAAAAGCAAAGACGAATGGAGAAAGAGAAATTTTCTTTGAAGCGGAGGAGAAGAACGCCGGGGACGTGGCTGGAAGTCTGGCAGATGAAGCTGAGATTGTGACAGCAAAGATGAATGAGATGACAGAAACGGATAAAAGCGAAGAGCCGGGTGAGGTCGAAAAGCTGAATGGAGTTTCAGAGTTAAATGAAGTCTCAAAACTGAATGAAGCCTCAGAAATGATGGAGACTGCAGAACTGACCGGAGTGTTGGAGCAGGGAAAAGCCGGAAAACCGGATGAGACGGCAGAACCGGGTGAAGCCGGAAAACCGGATGAGACAGCAGAACCGGGTGAAACCGGAAAACCGGATGAGACAGCAGAACCGGGTGAAGCCGGAAAACCGGATAAAATGGCAGAACCGGAGGAAACTCTAGAGCAGGTGGAAACAGCAAAAATAAAAGAAACGGCACAGACGGAAAAAACTGCAGGAACAGATGAACAGTCAGAACCGGGAGAAATCCAGATGGAGATACCGGATGAAATCATGAGGCCGGATGAAACTGTAAATGCGGATCAGAAACTGCCATTTACAGATCCGCGTAAGGAAGCAGTTGAAAAGACAGAGATCTCACAGGAACAGGACGATGTCATTCGCAGTCTGCTTACCTGCATCAGTAAGGATCGGCTTGCAGATTTTCACAATGCGCTGGTATTGTTCTTTGGTGAAGATATTGGAAAAGAACTTTATCAGGAGGCAAAAAACAGTTCTGCGTATGCAATCTGTCGTGTAAATCAGACTGCGATCAGTGAGGAAGAGAAGTTTGATGTTTACTGTCAGACGGTATTTGCTTACAGTGATCCGAAAATGGACTGTCCGGAAGATTTTTCTTCGTTTTTGTATAAAGCAAATACAAAGAGAAAGAACCTTAATTCATTAAGAGCAGCATTGCAGGGACATTATGGCAAGGATAAGGGAATGAAATATTATTCTCTTTTTAAGTCACACATCAAGATTATGAATCGGATGTAA
- a CDS encoding YfhO family protein, with protein MKREKKLQNQLWKERMPLIASFFLPFFILTVICILHDVYPFGEQCILHIDMYHQYCPFFTELMDKIKHGGSMFYSWNIGLGADFISLYAYYLASPLNWLLLLCPQNHVIEFMTLLVILKISLAGLFFGYYLKEHFEKNHAAISIFATAYALCGFSAAYAWDIMWLDCMMLAPLVVLGLEQLIKEKKVLLYYISLSLCIISNYYIAIMVCIFQVIWFVITWLENKETGIGAWIRFAIYSLLAGGTGAILIIPEAITLGASGSQNISFPDTMEWYFNIIAELGRHSVMTEPYTGKDHWPNIYCGVFVLLLFVLYLFNREISWKKKLSRGLLAAFFVISFSNNILDFIWHGMHFPDSLPGRQTFLYAFLMLAVSYEAFLHFKGTRFLDVIAAGVASVGLMAVSYHFSDGTILGESAATATYVFLGSYIVVLLIYFYAEECILEDVVKKIGKIKKATREELKKIMLSFGCAAMLLELFFNYNVTGFDTTSRTAYVKSMDDYHAVLAEAENQAQDKGILFYRTEELERKTKNDAALYGYRSATQFSSLMNLDVSHFYQAVGMEGGKNFYCVNGATPLLSAMMSLRYVIADNAMEANPIRTLVAESGNTYLYENKYVLPLGFMMDEDVIDAWDYSDLDEIEAQNRLAELLGADEPMLTEIPSESVVGESTIDVQEDAYIFATYESTTVDSMTEEISDGRTKSFTKVSHGYTLDLGYCTAGTQVRIKNSNEERVNITAYALNLDAADTAYQTLNEQTMEMTSFSDTKITGTIDVKKEGRLIFAVADDAGWKLYVDGEQTDPEVFGEAFISTYLTEGTHTVELRYRTPGFMVGAGVSLACILIVILIAWIKRHH; from the coding sequence TTGAAAAGAGAAAAGAAACTCCAAAATCAGTTGTGGAAAGAAAGAATGCCGCTTATTGCGTCGTTCTTTCTGCCGTTTTTTATTCTGACTGTGATCTGCATTCTTCATGACGTCTATCCGTTTGGAGAGCAGTGTATTTTACATATCGATATGTATCATCAGTACTGCCCGTTTTTCACGGAGCTGATGGATAAGATCAAACATGGCGGCAGCATGTTTTACTCCTGGAATATCGGACTTGGAGCAGATTTTATTTCACTGTACGCCTATTATCTGGCAAGTCCCTTAAACTGGCTGCTGCTACTCTGTCCGCAGAATCATGTGATCGAATTTATGACCTTGCTTGTGATTTTAAAAATTTCATTGGCGGGACTGTTTTTCGGATATTATTTAAAGGAACATTTTGAAAAAAATCATGCTGCAATCAGCATTTTTGCAACAGCCTATGCGTTGTGCGGATTCTCAGCAGCCTATGCATGGGATATCATGTGGTTAGACTGCATGATGCTGGCACCACTTGTCGTTCTTGGACTCGAACAGCTGATCAAAGAGAAAAAAGTACTGCTTTATTATATTTCACTGTCTTTATGTATTATCAGTAATTATTACATTGCGATCATGGTCTGCATTTTTCAGGTGATCTGGTTTGTGATCACATGGCTGGAAAATAAAGAGACCGGGATCGGTGCGTGGATCCGTTTCGCAATTTATTCCCTTCTGGCGGGCGGGACGGGAGCGATACTGATCATTCCTGAGGCGATCACCCTTGGAGCGAGCGGCTCACAGAATATTTCATTTCCGGATACAATGGAATGGTATTTTAACATCATTGCAGAGCTGGGGAGACACTCGGTGATGACAGAACCTTATACGGGCAAAGACCACTGGCCGAATATTTACTGTGGCGTATTTGTGCTTCTTTTGTTTGTACTGTATCTTTTCAACCGTGAGATCTCCTGGAAAAAGAAGCTTTCACGCGGACTTCTGGCAGCATTTTTTGTCATCAGTTTTTCGAATAATATACTTGATTTCATCTGGCATGGCATGCACTTCCCGGATTCCCTGCCGGGCAGACAGACCTTTTTATATGCATTTCTGATGCTTGCGGTATCCTACGAGGCATTTTTGCATTTCAAAGGAACGAGATTTTTAGATGTGATCGCAGCGGGAGTGGCATCGGTTGGTCTGATGGCAGTTTCCTATCATTTTTCCGATGGGACGATCTTAGGAGAGAGCGCGGCAACGGCAACTTATGTATTTCTGGGCAGCTATATTGTGGTGCTGCTGATCTATTTTTATGCGGAGGAATGTATCCTGGAAGATGTGGTAAAAAAGATTGGAAAGATCAAAAAGGCGACCAGGGAAGAACTGAAAAAAATCATGCTCTCGTTTGGCTGTGCAGCGATGCTTTTAGAATTATTTTTTAACTACAATGTGACCGGATTTGATACGACGAGCAGGACTGCCTATGTGAAATCCATGGATGACTATCATGCAGTGCTTGCAGAGGCGGAAAATCAGGCACAGGATAAGGGCATATTATTTTACCGCACGGAAGAATTAGAGCGCAAAACGAAAAATGATGCGGCGCTGTATGGATATCGTTCCGCAACGCAATTTTCATCGCTGATGAATCTGGATGTCAGTCATTTTTACCAGGCAGTCGGAATGGAAGGCGGCAAGAATTTCTACTGTGTAAACGGGGCAACACCGCTGTTATCAGCAATGATGTCCCTGCGCTATGTGATCGCTGATAACGCAATGGAAGCAAACCCGATCCGCACCCTTGTGGCAGAGAGCGGAAATACGTATCTTTACGAAAATAAATATGTGCTCCCACTTGGTTTTATGATGGATGAGGATGTGATTGATGCGTGGGATTATTCTGATTTAGATGAAATTGAGGCACAGAACAGACTTGCAGAGCTTCTTGGTGCAGATGAGCCGATGCTGACGGAGATCCCGTCCGAATCTGTGGTCGGGGAATCAACGATTGACGTGCAGGAGGATGCATACATTTTTGCAACCTATGAATCGACGACTGTGGACAGCATGACGGAAGAGATCAGTGACGGCAGGACAAAGTCTTTCACAAAAGTTTCGCATGGCTATACACTTGATCTTGGATACTGTACGGCGGGCACACAAGTGAGGATTAAAAACAGTAATGAAGAAAGAGTGAATATTACGGCATATGCCCTGAATCTCGATGCAGCAGATACGGCTTATCAGACGTTAAATGAGCAGACGATGGAGATGACTTCCTTTTCCGATACGAAAATCACTGGAACCATTGATGTGAAAAAAGAAGGACGACTGATTTTTGCGGTGGCGGATGATGCCGGATGGAAATTATATGTTGATGGAGAACAGACGGATCCGGAAGTGTTTGGTGAGGCGTTTATCAGCACATATCTTACCGAAGGAACACATACGGTCGAGCTGCGCTACCGGACACCGGGATTTATGGTGGGAGCCGGGGTTTCCCTTGCCTGTATTCTGATCGTGATACTGATCGCATGGATAAAAAGGCACCATTGA
- the thiC gene encoding phosphomethylpyrimidine synthase ThiC, translating into MEQYTTQMDAARRGIVTKELEIVAKKERMTVEELMPLVAEGKVAICANKHHTCIDPEGVGSMLRTKINVNLGVSRDCKDYDVEMEKVMAAVSMGAHAIMDLSSHGNTIPFRRKLTAECPAMIGTVPIYDSVIHYQRDLATLTAKDFIDVVRLHAEDGVDFVTLHCGITRKTIEQIRKHKRKMNIVSRGGSLVFAWMCMTGEENPFYEYYDEILEICREHDVTISLGDACRPGCLADASDVCQIEELVRLGELTKRAWEKDVQVMVEGPGHMPMDQIAANMKIQQSICMGAPFYVLGPLVTDIAPGYDHITSAIGGAIAAQNGAAFLCYVTPAEHLALPNVEDVKQGIIASKIAAHAADIAKGVRGAREIDDKMADARRVLDWDAQWECAIDPETAKAIWNSRKPEHEDTCSMCGKFCAVRSMNKALAGEYIDIL; encoded by the coding sequence ATGGAACAGTATACCACACAGATGGATGCCGCACGCAGAGGCATCGTGACCAAAGAATTAGAAATTGTAGCGAAAAAAGAGCGCATGACCGTAGAAGAGCTGATGCCGCTTGTAGCAGAGGGAAAAGTAGCAATCTGCGCCAACAAGCATCACACCTGCATTGATCCGGAAGGTGTAGGATCAATGTTACGCACGAAGATCAATGTCAATCTCGGTGTGTCGAGAGACTGCAAGGATTATGATGTGGAGATGGAGAAAGTGATGGCGGCTGTCAGCATGGGTGCACATGCCATCATGGATTTATCTTCCCACGGCAATACGATTCCGTTCCGCAGAAAACTGACTGCAGAATGTCCGGCAATGATCGGTACCGTGCCGATCTATGATTCTGTGATCCATTACCAGAGAGATCTTGCGACACTGACCGCAAAAGATTTTATTGATGTGGTGCGTCTGCATGCGGAAGATGGTGTGGATTTTGTGACACTGCACTGCGGAATTACAAGAAAGACAATCGAGCAGATCCGGAAACATAAACGTAAAATGAACATCGTTTCCCGCGGCGGTTCCCTTGTATTTGCATGGATGTGCATGACGGGGGAGGAAAATCCGTTTTATGAATATTATGATGAGATCCTTGAAATCTGCCGTGAGCATGATGTTACCATTTCACTTGGAGATGCCTGCCGTCCGGGATGTCTCGCAGATGCATCCGATGTCTGTCAGATCGAAGAGTTAGTAAGACTTGGAGAGCTGACAAAACGCGCATGGGAGAAAGATGTACAGGTCATGGTAGAAGGACCGGGACATATGCCGATGGATCAGATCGCAGCAAATATGAAGATCCAGCAAAGCATCTGCATGGGAGCACCATTTTATGTGTTAGGACCACTTGTCACTGATATCGCACCGGGATATGACCATATCACATCCGCAATCGGCGGGGCGATTGCAGCACAAAACGGAGCAGCATTTTTATGCTATGTCACACCGGCAGAACACTTGGCACTTCCAAATGTGGAGGATGTAAAACAGGGAATCATTGCATCAAAGATCGCGGCACACGCTGCAGACATCGCAAAAGGAGTCCGTGGTGCGAGAGAGATCGATGATAAGATGGCAGACGCAAGACGCGTCTTAGACTGGGATGCGCAGTGGGAATGTGCGATTGATCCGGAAACCGCAAAAGCAATCTGGAACAGTAGAAAACCGGAGCATGAGGACACCTGTTCCATGTGTGGAAAATTCTGTGCAGTGCGCAGTATGAACAAAGCGCTTGCAGGAGAATATATTGATATTTTGTAA
- a CDS encoding aminopeptidase P family protein — MIQERLKALRAEMEKRGITVYVVPTADFHESEYVGDHFKARKFITGFTGSAGTAVITLDEAGLWTDGRYFVQAENQLKDSTVTLYRMGEEGVPTVDEFVKDRLKEGGCLGFDGRVVNGTWGGRLEKIAAEKNVSMHVTEDLIDLIWEDRPALSKQPLFILEEKYSGKSTADKIGDLRKAMKENGADVHILTSLYDIAWLLNIRGNDIDYVPVVLSYLVLNETECIWFLQEEVVDDKIRAYLEENHITTKPYDAIYDYVPEIPADAVVLMNRGTVNYRIVNSLDKAIKVVDKPNPTELMKAVKNKTEVDNTRAAHVKDGVAFTKFMYWLKTNIGKIPMTEISASDYLEARRREQDNFIELSFNTICAYGANAAMMHYAATPESDAELKPEGFLLVDSGGHYFEGTTDITRTMALGPITDEMRLHFTTVCRSNMNLAHAKFLYGCTGLNLDILSRGPLWEMGIDYKCGTGHGVGYVLNVHEGPNGFRWRVVPERHDNGVLEEGMITTDEPGVYLEGKYGIRTENELVCHKAEKNEYGQFMEFENITYAPIDLDAIDPDLLSAREKKMLNDYHKMVYDTISPYMTAEENEWLKRYTRAI; from the coding sequence ATGATACAGGAAAGATTAAAGGCACTGCGTGCGGAGATGGAAAAGAGAGGCATCACGGTATACGTTGTGCCGACTGCTGATTTTCACGAATCAGAATATGTAGGAGATCATTTTAAGGCGAGAAAGTTTATTACCGGATTTACCGGTTCTGCGGGAACTGCCGTTATCACTTTGGATGAGGCAGGGCTCTGGACGGACGGACGCTATTTTGTACAGGCAGAGAATCAGCTGAAAGACAGCACAGTCACACTCTACCGCATGGGCGAAGAGGGCGTGCCGACAGTCGATGAATTTGTAAAGGATCGATTAAAAGAGGGCGGATGTCTCGGATTTGACGGACGTGTTGTAAACGGTACCTGGGGCGGCAGACTGGAAAAGATTGCAGCAGAAAAAAATGTGTCCATGCATGTGACAGAAGACCTGATCGATCTGATCTGGGAGGATCGTCCGGCATTGTCCAAACAGCCTTTATTTATTTTGGAGGAAAAATATTCCGGAAAGAGTACTGCGGATAAGATCGGAGATCTTAGGAAAGCTATGAAGGAGAACGGTGCAGATGTTCATATTCTGACATCTCTTTACGATATCGCATGGCTTTTAAATATCCGCGGCAACGATATTGATTATGTGCCGGTCGTATTATCCTATCTTGTGCTGAACGAGACAGAGTGTATCTGGTTTTTACAGGAGGAAGTAGTGGATGATAAAATCCGTGCTTACCTGGAGGAAAACCATATCACGACAAAGCCGTATGATGCGATCTACGATTATGTACCGGAGATTCCGGCAGACGCAGTCGTGCTGATGAACCGCGGGACGGTCAACTACCGTATCGTGAACAGTCTTGATAAAGCAATCAAAGTTGTGGACAAACCAAACCCGACGGAACTTATGAAAGCTGTAAAAAATAAGACGGAGGTAGACAACACCAGAGCTGCACATGTAAAAGACGGTGTTGCCTTTACCAAATTTATGTACTGGCTCAAGACCAATATCGGAAAGATCCCGATGACGGAGATCTCTGCTTCTGACTATCTTGAGGCGAGAAGAAGAGAGCAGGATAACTTTATTGAGTTAAGTTTCAACACGATCTGTGCTTACGGAGCTAATGCGGCGATGATGCATTATGCTGCAACACCGGAGTCAGACGCTGAGTTAAAACCGGAGGGATTTTTACTTGTGGATTCCGGCGGACATTACTTTGAGGGAACCACAGACATCACAAGAACCATGGCACTTGGCCCGATCACAGATGAGATGCGTCTGCACTTTACGACCGTCTGCCGTTCGAATATGAACCTTGCGCATGCGAAGTTTTTATATGGATGTACCGGTTTGAACCTGGATATTTTATCCCGCGGTCCACTCTGGGAGATGGGCATTGACTATAAATGCGGCACCGGACACGGGGTTGGTTATGTGTTAAATGTACATGAGGGACCGAATGGTTTCCGTTGGAGAGTCGTACCGGAGCGCCATGACAACGGTGTCTTAGAAGAGGGCATGATCACGACCGACGAGCCGGGCGTTTATTTAGAGGGTAAATACGGTATCCGTACCGAAAATGAGCTGGTATGCCATAAAGCTGAGAAAAATGAGTATGGACAGTTCATGGAGTTTGAGAATATCACCTATGCACCGATCGATCTCGATGCGATTGACCCGGATCTATTAAGTGCACGTGAGAAAAAGATGTTAAACGATTATCACAAGATGGTATATGATACCATTTCCCCGTATATGACAGCGGAGGAAAATGAGTGGCTGAAACGCTACACAAGAGCGATCTAA